The Gemmobacter aquarius genome contains the following window.
ACCGAGCGCAACCCTGACGCCACCGACTGCGCGGTCGTCGTAAAGAACTAGGCTGCGACAATCGGCCTGTTCTGACCTGCGCCTGATGCCCTTTTCAAGCGGGGGTATTTGACCCAAGTCAAGGCTGCGCCGCAGAGTCATGTTTAGTCATGGCGCAATGAATGCAATCAGGGCCGCGCCACGCGACCCTCCGGACGGACCCGGGAGACCACGATGGACTATGAAGCCGCACTGAGCGCCAGCCTGCAACGCCTGCATGACGAGGGGCGTTACCGGACGTTCATCGACATAGAGCGCGCGCGCGGCCATTACCCCAAAGCGGTTTGGCGCAAGCCCGATGGCACGACGCAGGACATCACCGTGTGGTGCGGCAACGACTATCTTGGCATGGGCCAGCACCCCGAGGTTCTGGCCGCGATGCACGAGGCGCTGGATGCCACGGGCGCAGGGTCCGGCGGCACGCGCAACATCTCGGGCACCACGGTCTATCACAAGCGGCTTGAAGCCGAGTTGGCCGATCTGCATGGCAAGGATGCGGCGCTGGTGTTTTCATCGGCCTATATCGCCAATGACGCCACACTTTCCACGCTGCGGACGATCTTTCCGGGCCTGATCATCTATTCCGACGCGCTGAACCATGCCTCGATGATCGAAGGCGTGCGGCGGGGCGGCGGGCCGAAGCGTATTTTCCGGCACAACGACGTGGCGCATCTGCGCGAGTTGATCGCGGCGGATGATCCGGCAGCGCCCAAGCTGATCGCGTTCGAATCGATCTATTCGATGGACGGCGATTTCGGTCCGATCAAGGAGATTTGCGATGTGGCCGAAGAGTTCGGCGCGCTGACCTATCTGGACGAGGTGCATGCCGTGGGCATGTATGGCCCGCGCGGGGCAGGGGTGGCGGAACGCGACGGGCAGATGCACCGCGTGGACATCATCAACGCGACGCTGGGCAAGGCTTATGGCGTGTTCGGCGGCTATATCGCGGCCAGTGCGCGGATGGTCGATGCGGTGCGGTCTTATGCGCCGGGGTTTATCTTTACCACCTCGCTGCCGCCAGTGGTGGCGGCGGGGGCTGCGGCGGCGGTCAAGGTGTTGAAGACCGCGCAGCATCTGCGTGACACGCAGCAGCTGCATGCCCGCATCCTGAAGATGCGGCTCAAGGGGTTGGGCCTGCCGATCATCGATCACGGAAGCCATATCGTGCCGGTGCATGTGGGCGACCCGGTTCATTGCAAGATGCTGTCGGACATGCTGCTGGAGCGCTATGGAATCTATGTCCAGCCGATCAACTTTCCGACCGTTCCGCGGGGCACCGAACGACTGCGTTTCACGCCTTCGCCCGTTCATGATCTTAAACAAATAGAACGGCTTGTGACTGCTATGGATGCGCTTTGGGGTCATTGTGCGCTAAATCGCGCCGAGGCCTCTGCCTAACCTTCCGGATGCATGCAAAAGCGCTTGCCCTGTGATAG
Protein-coding sequences here:
- the hemA gene encoding 5-aminolevulinate synthase translates to MDYEAALSASLQRLHDEGRYRTFIDIERARGHYPKAVWRKPDGTTQDITVWCGNDYLGMGQHPEVLAAMHEALDATGAGSGGTRNISGTTVYHKRLEAELADLHGKDAALVFSSAYIANDATLSTLRTIFPGLIIYSDALNHASMIEGVRRGGGPKRIFRHNDVAHLRELIAADDPAAPKLIAFESIYSMDGDFGPIKEICDVAEEFGALTYLDEVHAVGMYGPRGAGVAERDGQMHRVDIINATLGKAYGVFGGYIAASARMVDAVRSYAPGFIFTTSLPPVVAAGAAAAVKVLKTAQHLRDTQQLHARILKMRLKGLGLPIIDHGSHIVPVHVGDPVHCKMLSDMLLERYGIYVQPINFPTVPRGTERLRFTPSPVHDLKQIERLVTAMDALWGHCALNRAEASA